A segment of the Bactrocera neohumeralis isolate Rockhampton chromosome 3, APGP_CSIRO_Bneo_wtdbg2-racon-allhic-juicebox.fasta_v2, whole genome shotgun sequence genome:
ttgttaaataagttTCAAAAATGTACTATCtttttacaataataacaattttttcgcCTCATACAATGGCTACTTACAACAGTTCATATAAATAGAATATTTcctccatatatgtacatgcatacaatatatacaaaactAAAGTACTCATggcatatattaaaaatatgactGAAGTGGGATTTGGAaaactttagaaaaatatttaaatgacaaaattacattagttttttgtttaaaatttcaaatgattAAATTTTACATGTTGTCTGGTTCAATTACGAGCATTTGTATAAtaagaaatcttaaatttatgcAGTACAACTTTGAAGCTACACTCTCCTCTCTCACTCTCTTCCCAACTTTTCCATCAAATCGTTGACTTAGtagtaatttttcttatttattgcaATCCGTCGAATTGTCAAAATTGTTGATCGTAGccatataattattttgaactctcttaactaaaaactaaatcagaaacaaaattattctgtatgaaaatgttgaatatttttaaagaaataaatttattacaagAACAACGGCAGGCAAGCATAAAATGTCGTATATTAAGTGTTTAATAAGTGAACAAGCTTGAACTGAAGAAAATGTGCGTATAAAGCAATGCAAAcgcttcaaaatatataatttttttaaattaaatttgtaaaataaatgtagatatttaaattaaacaaaataatgtgccgagctgaaattttaaaagcgtTTGATTTCGTTCTGAAAAAAGGTATAGATTTTCTGATCTTTTCTAacctaaaaaattttacaaacaaacgCTCCAACATGctgaatgttttgttttttgaaaactaCCAACAGAGTTCGCTAAAATTACCAACAATTTTATAATTGGTCCACCCTATTAAAACTCCTTCTGTAACTACACGAATATGCACGAAGTGGTCgttatttcatatttgtaaatttgtgtaaaatttcagacttTAAGCTTTGCGTTTTATGTAGAAATTATATCAGAAATATAGTTTTTACTGGGCTTCCTGGTTTTAACCATATTATGCAATATCAGGTGACTGAATTTCGACAATAAATACTTCGTGTGTTTAGATAATTATCTGATAACACTTGACGCTCTGTAATCACTTAAATACACACAGCTTAAATGCACTTAAACAGGCGCTTGATTTTCAAAACGTTACTATTTCTAATGGTTTCTCTCTAGTTCTCTTAAGCGCACTGTCTTTAGtcaaacaagaaaataattacTACGCAAATACTATACACATCAAAACGGTCTAAAATACtttgcgaaatattttattgaagctGCGATTTTTCTTTTTCGTCGATGTGGATGAAGTGGAGCTGCGATTACTATTGCTAGCGATGCTACTGCCATTGCTATGACTGCCATTAGTGTTTGTATTACCATTACCGTTATCTGTGGCACTCGTGCCAGTTGTTGCCACACTGCTCGCGGCTATGCTTTCGCCCGATGAAAGTATAGCCTCTTCGAGTATGCGAAATGAGTTCTCTGTACGACTGTTTGGTAGTAAAATTTCCGAGAGTGATGATGAGTCCAAACTGACGGTAGGCGATGCGCGCATGAAACCACCACTTGCTGACACCGAACCACTTAACGCCTTTGGCTCGGCATTTTTCGAGCGATACCATTCCCAGGACGTGGATTCATGCGGATGCTTCGTCGATTTACTGTTACGTAGTTTGTTGCGGCTTTTGCCAAATGGTGATTTAAAGAAAGCCGGCGCTGTTAGACGGCTTAGCTTTTTGCCCGACTTCTTGCTATCCGCGTTGGCGCCATCTACGGTCTCCACACCATCGTCCACTTGATAGCCAGACGGACCTTCAGGCATAAATTCGTTGTATGCTAAGTCAGAAGTGGGTATGAAATTATCGAGGTCATCCTCTTCGAGACGTAGACTTTCATCGTATTCCGCTGCACTGTCTATATCCAGCGATGCCGGATTATTTGAATTCGCGCCGCCCATAAAGTCATGCGATACGGAGGCCTGTCGGCGCGGCAGTTGCGTTTTTCGTCTCGATTTGTTGCCAGCGGACTTATTGTGGTTTTCACCACCAGACACTAGTGGTGGTGCACGCGGTGGTCGTCCACTAACTTTGTCGAAATTTTCCATATGCTCTGCACCAGCAACGTTTGTCGCATTTAGCTGGGCGAGATGACGGCGTGCCTGCTGTTGCGCATGTTCGGTATTTGGCCAGGAATGTTTTTCACCTTTGCGCCGCTGCCTGATATTTTGAGCGCTTGGGTCGCCTTCAGCACGCACGATAGTTGCATCATGCGAGAGACTCGTTCCGCTCATGTTGTTGCTGTAACAAACGGACATTTTCCGTTCACGCTGTGTTGCATTTTTCGCCGCATCGCCAACAGCTTCTACACCTTTACCATCACTGCTTTCCTTCAATATCATAAGCGCCTCCTCACTGGGTCGTCGCATTTTCTCTCCGCTCTGCTGATGATCTGAGAAATCTTCAAATGACTTACGTCGATTGAGTTTTTTCTGCATTGCAGCCACTGCGCTAGCTGTCTTTTTGCGATTCGTGCTGGTGTAGAGCGCTAGCACTTCCTTGGTTTGGCGACGCATCGAACGATAGAAGAGTATACTGACCATGAGTACGAGAAAGACGAAGGCGCCTACAAAGATGATGACCACGATGCATGCGTGCACCTGCAGCGACAGGTCGTCCAGTTCCTCCTTTAGTTGGGTATTGCGTTGCGCGAGCAATTGTTGTAGCTCGCTTTGGCGGCGATTCTGTTCCTCCAGCGTGCGTACTGTTTGCACTGTTTGCGTGAGTGTGAGTTGTAGCTCTTCCACTTGTTTTTTATAGCGTCGTGATAGTTCCTCCAGATATTGACCCGATAGGGACATATTCCGCTCAAGCGCCTGCAGGATGAAAGAGTGAATATTAAATGTATTGAATATGTGttagaaataaattaagttaaatatagTACAAAGGCACCTGAAGTCGGTTAACAACTGAAAACGCAAGGATAGAGTTAGTCAAGTTAGAGTGTGTTTTCGACGAAAAGCAAGTTTGAACTCACAATCAACTAAGGAACAGTGTAGCAAattgttaaaacaaaatgtattttctacATAGAGATTTTCTTAGTGTGACTGCGATGTCAAATGAGCCACTTGGCAttgcgcctaattgtaggcaacaatttatttatatagatttattGTGGGATATTAGTGTATTATTCAAACTAAGGGTTGTTAGGATAGAGTTTTCAATGATACTCTCAAAAAAAAATcccaataataaaaattactgcCGTTATCCTACTCCACTTTCAAGAAAGCTCAAGCTTAGATTGTATATACCAtcttttgtgatttttgttgttgttgtaatgacaAAAAATTTCCGGGGCGAAGAATTTCTCAgcgtttttaatttgtatactaaGTTTAAGGACATTTGCTAACTTGACCCACTGTTCTCTAACACCGATTAATTTCTAGACCTGCGTAATactaagaaaacaaaaatacatcCACAATAagcaaccaaaacaaaaaaaggtttaCGTGAAGAAATCAAAGAACCTTGCGTTAGTTAAGCTAAACGGAGCAACAATGTCGAACACGCAAATTCGCCATTATTAATGCCCACCCACTGAAGCCACATCCAAGACATGACAATAGAAGGACGAACCGCTTGCTGCTGCACCTTGTATACATCAAAATTACAGGCTTACTAGTTTAAAGAGACGTCTGCCTCTTTACTTCAGTTTGTCGATGAGCTGACATgactaaaacaataataaacttTGAAGGATACTATAGTGAAAAGCAGGAGCCAATCAGTTAGGTAAATGAGTAGCGCCAACCCTTTAAATGCGAAAATATCTAGTAGGTACTATTTGTCTGACAGGATAACAACAAAGTAACAAGTTCGCTGAGTAAGAGTAACTTTATAATTCACTCACTCATTATTCACGCCCTGCTATAaggtgcaaaggcatggactGATGAATCGACGTTTCGAGATTTCGAGACaaatgttctgcggaagatttatggtcctttgagcgctggccacggcgaatatcgcattcgatggaacgatgagctgtatgagatatacgacgacattgacataatttagcgaattaaaagacccgctggccaggtcatgtcgtccgaatggacgaaaacactccagctctgaaagtattcgacgcggtatccgccggaggaagcagagcaAGAGGAAGACCTACACTCCGCTAGGAAgaacaggtggagaaggacctggcttcacttggaatctccaattggtgccacctTGCAAAAAGAAGACGCGACTGGCGCGCTGAATTTTTTGTAATCCATTAAATAGATCACTCGGAAGGCAGAAGTAGGATTTATAAAGAAAGGCTTCACCATTCACACAGTTAGGCATAACATATTGGTAATTTTAAAGTAAAGCTTTGAGAGCCGCTTTATTTGCGCAATTCAAAGTGTAAAAAAGTAGAGACTTTAAATCGATGTAAACGATCGGATGGTTGAAAtgaaggtttttttttgtaataatcaGATGTACCTTagtaattatttaacaaaaaatctaCTCATACCTTAATACGATTGGACAGGCGTATAAAGACGCTCTCCGATTGTGGACCACTGGGTATTTTCTGCTGTAGATTCACGCCAGGCTGACTGCCATGCGCGCTCGCCTCACCGCCACTCGGCGCTGCTGTCGTAGAAGTAATCAAGTTATCGATGTTCTCCCAAGAGGCGGCATCCTCTTCGCTGCGTGAGCCCAATGTGGGTGTAACGGTAGTGGTTGGTGTTGGCTGCACCGCCGGTGGCGCGTTATCGCTGCTCGTGCTGTCGGCAAGCACTTTTAGACTGTCGCCGTTTGCAGGCGGTATCGAAGTTGTTGTGCTGCTTGGTGCGCTGCTGTCATCACTTGAGTCACCGCTGCTCTGCTGCTCCTCTGTGTGGCTGCCAGCGCTTGGTTCGCTGGGTTGCGATGGTTTTTGCAATTCTTGTTGTTCGTTATGTGCAGGTACATTGAATATATTTACATCGGGTGTTGGTTCCTTGCCACCGCTTGTGTGTGGCGCTTGTGTTGTTGTCGCTGCGTCGTCTATGTTCGCTTGCGGTGGACGTGCAATTTGCTCTGCTTCCGCTGTCCCACTTTCTGTtgtgcttgttgctgttgttggtggtggtgcACCTTCACCGTTAAATATTACTTCAGCGTTTTCAGTTGCAATGTCGTCACCGAGGTTTGTGGTTTCGCTTGTAACTAGCTTCTTTTGCGTGCCGTCGATGATTCGAAAATcgtcttttttcaatttcttgtcGATAGTTAGATTTAGAGGCGGTTCCGTAACCGCATTTTCGTCTTGCGTGTCGTCCGCTGCAGCTGTTGTTGgtgattttgcttttgcttgTGTCGCTAGCATTTGGCACAGCGCGCCTACATATTCTCTTGGCAACAAATTCAGGTAATAACTGTTTTTCACGTCCATTTGCATGCGCATACCCAGTTCGCCGTTAGATTTCGCTTTCAGTTCAATGCCGAAATCCTTGGCACAAATGCGCGTGCGCAGTAGATCTTTCAGCAGCCATGGCACTCTAAGTAACGCTTGCAGAGACTGATACTCACAGGAGAGCGCATTGTTGATGCGCGCCACTAACGGTTGACTACAATCGACGCAGTTATATGGTCCCGTGGCCGGTGTACGGCACTGTGTTGTATGCGTTTGCGTGATTGTGAGTGTCGTATTCTGTTGGTTTGCGGGTTTGACAAGCACTTCGGCCGCTTTCTTGACGATCGAGAGTACGGCGTCGGAGGCGGACTTAAACAGATTCATATCAGGACTCTTCGCATGAACTTGTTCTTGCCCGAATTCATCGTCAAAATCATCCAAATCGATGTGCGGTGTATCCTCCGTTTCGAAAGCTTCGAACTCTGATGTGCCGAAGACGCGAAAAAGTGACACCGGGCAGAAATGCTCTTTGGAGTAGTGTGAGTGTATGTCAACGCGTACGAATTTGCCAAACAAATGTGGATGTAAGTCAAAACTTTGCACATTCCGCTTATCTTCTGCTATGAAACGACCCACATTCGACCAATCGCGTGTGGGGAAACGATTTGAGACAGCAACGGTGAAATTTTTCGGCGACGAAGAGAACAACTCAAAATTGGCTAATTCGACTTTTTGCGCTTGTATCGCCTCGCAGAGTTCGACGACAAACCAAATGCGATTGCCACAGGGGCTCAACATGTACTCGTCCTTTGAGGAGCTCAACACTGCACCCGTATTGCTTGCATCTGCATTGGATGCGATTATTTTGGCACCACAATCGGGTGATGCATAGTTCTTGTTGCGCATTTTGAGCGGCGCTGCCCGTTTGCCATCCCCATTGGTGTGATTCTTTTTCTGTGTGGCGGTATTTACTACCTCCTGCTCCTTTGCCTGCTGCTTTTCAGCAGCCTCCATTTGTTTTTGGGCCCATTCGGAGAATACCGGTATGGGCACCTCTTCGACAGTGAGATTTACGGTATTACCGTCATTGTTACCACCAGCCGCGATGTCTTCTTCGGCAGGGGTGGCAGTGGCTGGACTATCGCTTTCATTTTGTGTTGTCCTCGTTGGTGCTTTGGTGGCATTAACAATTGGAATGTTTGATGGAATTTCGCTGGAAGTGAGATCAGCGTCCGTCAGCGTCGGTTGTGAATGTTCACCGCCGCCAGAGTCGTcaaatttgatgatttcttCGTCTGgaaagatttttaaatattataaaaaaaaattttgttatagatTTCAAAGGCTAAAGATCCTCAGAGGGTAAAATAAGTGAGGACTGATAAAAGAGGAAAGTTTATAGCTTTATGACTCTGGCTACAAATAGAAAAAGTACAAGGATATATCtctcaattattaaataaaagagaCAACGGATGACCTATTAGATGTTATCTCAGCGAAATAAAACTTGCATCCCTCAAGGGCAAAGTCAAGAAGTGTtaggaaaacaaataaaagagcGAATGACTCAGAGTTTACACAACCTAAAGAGGCTGTAGAACAAATGAAGCGGAAAAACATTTGATACACACCCTTTCTTATAGCCTCACTGCTGTTCTCCAATACGTCCATTGTATGATTTTCATGCTCTCGCGCAATGGTCTCTTTGGCAGCATCAATGATGAGTGCTTCGATATTGCCGCGCGTGGGCTCCAGTATTTCCAATGGCAATTCTGTCACAGTGATTGTAGGAATCTCCGTGATATCCGGCAAGCTAGAAGAAAGAAGAATAGGAAAATAAGAGTTTAGTTGAATATTGggtataaaaactttattaaatatatagtatatggattTTTTggggaatattttgaaaaaataataaaaccattttaaaaatttttcagtgcTTAACTCAGAAATATAAACTGCAACCCACGTATACATATAATTTCTGTATGTTTGTTGTTATGTACAAAAGTATTTACATTTATAAcacattcataatttttatttacctgAGAAACATCGTCGATATGGCAATCAATTGCGAGAACCAAATCACCCAGAAGAAGACCAAGAACATCGTCAAATTCGTTTTGACTTTCTTCACTTCACCACAAACGAAATTCGTTACGATTTTCAGCAACattatgatttttcaattatttgattgCTAATTTGCACAGATTCTAAGTAAACAAAGTGggaacacatatacacaaacactaTTACACACTGTTTTCAATTCAATGGTAACCGGGTaggagtgaaaaaatatatttctaagtgtgttaaataaaaaaaaaacactttttggaGCTTGgtctattctaatttttatattttattcagttaaaaaattatcactcaacagcaacaacatttaaTTTGTCCCAATTCGGGTTACGGCGCGTAGTTGTGAATCGATGTAATCACCAATACATGGTTGGCTGACTACTTTAATGAttacatgcaaaaaaaataaaataaatggagaGCAATAATATCCACCCACACTTTGGCAAACAAAGCAATTACAgtataataaatcaaattaatggTTCTCATTAGCAAATACAACCGTTAGATTTCACATGAGAAAATTGTAGAAACTACTCAGGTTGCTATCAGCACTAGAAAAGCGTTCAATTACTATATATTAACCgataaatcaatgaaaaaaataataataatcacagTCAATAAGATAACTGATTATCGGTTTCAAAAAACCCGCTTTGGACGTTCCGAGCAGTAGTTTTGAAACACGTCAGTGTGACTGTTTAAATGCCAACCTACTGAGTAGATAAGAATTGAGTTAACGAAATTTCGAGTACAAAACGCTTTTCAGTCCACGCTACaaataataatgtataatatatgaaCGTAccaatacatgcatatgttcGCATTACACCGACTGGGGCATTGAGGAGTCAAAACAATGATAAAATGCACCAGCAACAACTGTTCTTGGTGCAAGATAACAACTTGCAAAGCCGAACTGCGGCAGTGCATTACGAAAAAACAATGCCAAAAGATCTTAAGTAATTTATATGCGAGCACTTGTATACTTATACTAGTACTagtgtttacatatgtatgtacataacacCAAACCGATGtacatataacgggtgatccaagtagaggtacttttgtCATTAGCCTTTTTTGGCAGATCACACGGGACTCGTtgcaagctgtcatgttattctCGACTatttatgcctgaaattgaagctcgtgatctcggcgatatttggtttcaacaaggcggcgccacttcccacacatcgcatcaatcaatggatttattgagagaacacttcggtgagcagataatttcacgttgtgggccagtcgattggctaccaagatcgtttgatatgacaccgttagactttttcctgtggggatatgaaaattctaaagtctatgcggacaatcccgcttcgattcaggtcttggagcaaaacatcacggatgtcattcgctagttaccagtcgaaatgctcgaacgagtcatggaaaattggactcaacggatggaccatctgagacgtagccgcggccaacatttgaaagagctaatctttaaaaaataaatgccaaagaatgttctttcgaagtttctgtgttttttctttaaagaagtagggaaaatggaaatggatcaccctttatgtaGGTGCATACACATGTTGTTGACACTACAAAATGAAAGAAGGGtgcaaaattaaagttttaattaaatttaaaagcgGAACCTATTTATATAATACTAtagatgtactatatatatgtaagtatgcatatTATCAGGTGTTGCGAATGGAGAACGAGTACAAAAATACTGAgtgcatttaattttaattcgaaCAGGTAACGGTTTCATGTTTAAAAACGTCACTAACTTTCGTCTAGATGTTTTGCCGAATTTCCGAGCTCGAGTTGATATTCACCAAATGAAAGGTGGAACAAGTTCGAAGCCGCCTTCTTATGAACCGAGATATTCAACGACAAAGCAGAGTGAGTGGTAAGAAATAAAACTGCATAATAGGGGAagattatattgatatcattggcctcattATTCGCGCCATTAGTTCAGCTCCTCCTTAACCAGGCTGGATAAGGGCAAATGGGTCTGGTCGTgcacgagggcaaaacgaaatatctcctgtcatcaaacaaacagtcgtcgcactcgcgacttggctctcacattactgttgacagtcataacttcgaagtcgtagataattttgtctatttttgaaTCAGtattagcaacaacaatgtcagcctagaaatccaacgcagaataactcttgccaacaggtgctacatcggactgagtaggaaattgataAGTAAAGtgttctctcgacgaacaaagaccaaaccatacaagtcactcatcatcctcgACCTGATAtaaggtgcagaggcatggaccatgaaaatatctgatgagtcggtgttaagagttttcgagagaaaggttttcgAAAGATCTATGGTCCTTTGCtcatcgcattcgatggaacgatgagctatactcgtatgagatatacgacgacattgacatagttcagcgaattaagcgtctacgtcatgtcgtccgaatgggtGAAAACtctacagctctgaaagtattcgattcagtacccgtcgagggaaagaccaggtggagaaggtccTGCGTACACTAAATCTAAGCGGTGTCTCCgccaatattttgaaagttaCAGCCGTAGATCGGTTTGAGTAAATGAagaatctttaaacgcgttttaagCCATAACTAGTCGTTTTTTGTCTGAGAAAGGTATATGGAGACAATATATGGATATATGGAGATTGTACTCAAAAATCCATTTATAATGCGATCCAAACTTGTAACTTGCCAAAAACAAGTATtgtcactttaatatctttcattatacgtcatttatggcttagttggaattcaaaatagcgttatattgaagaAGGCACTTTATTTCGgagtcatcagggtgttaagaaaatattatatttctagtagttcctgagatatgttTCCATATGAGCGAGGCCacgccattttcaatttttaaaagcctgggtgcagcttccttaattttcttccgtaaaatttagtgtttctgacgttttttgttagtccgttaaagcacttttagtgattttcaacataacctttgggCCCATTTTTGAACTGAGATTTTCCAAATATGCCCAAATCACTTTTAATATCGAGTTATGACTTAACCTTCTTTTTGCCCATCTtcggagccaaggaatacgtgtaccaagtttcatcatgatatttcaatttttactcaagttacagcttgcacggacggacggacggacagacagacatccggatttcgactctactcgtcaccctgatcactttggtatatataaccctatgcctgactcttttagttttaggacttacaaacaaccgttatgtgaacaaaactataatactctccttagcaacattgttgcgagagtataaaaatacggTGTGTCACCGGTTGCACCGTCTATTTTTTATGGTGAAATTCACGGTGAACATTTTCCACCTGCTTTATAAGGGTAAAACTATGTATATGGAGTCATGTGAGGTTAGAATGCGCAATGCGAACGATAAGCATtgaaacatatgtatacttaatataacttacatatatgtagctatgTGAGGGTAGACTTCATAATGAGGGTCTTTAGAGCTCACTTCAGTTCAAttcgaaaaacacaaaaacaagaaTTTACATTCGCCATTTGattgcatatatatttacacgcATTACACCTACtataaattagtttaaaatatttctgtgt
Coding sequences within it:
- the LOC126754078 gene encoding SUN domain-containing ossification factor isoform X1 — its product is MRINLQLAYLGLLSVTCISSCFLFFVFLTENAKFVAACSDESTTLPTEAGAAVEHKAAAAPPAIVAHAEIIPINEEVEKLTKNEGEHIQAPQTAAPAAANAPNNVVDDSTTEPVTESAEGWLLPSSVMYSASASDNDIIREKSAVIINEAVEPAHQNENEEMIAVAVEAPALLDDDLQNVQVERESVQESLPDITEIPTITVTELPLEILEPTRGNIEALIIDAAKETIAREHENHTMDVLENSSEAIRKDEEIIKFDDSGGGEHSQPTLTDADLTSSEIPSNIPIVNATKAPTRTTQNESDSPATATPAEEDIAAGGNNDGNTVNLTVEEVPIPVFSEWAQKQMEAAEKQQAKEQEVVNTATQKKNHTNGDGKRAAPLKMRNKNYASPDCGAKIIASNADASNTGAVLSSSKDEYMLSPCGNRIWFVVELCEAIQAQKVELANFELFSSSPKNFTVAVSNRFPTRDWSNVGRFIAEDKRNVQSFDLHPHLFGKFVRVDIHSHYSKEHFCPVSLFRVFGTSEFEAFETEDTPHIDLDDFDDEFGQEQVHAKSPDMNLFKSASDAVLSIVKKAAEVLVKPANQQNTTLTITQTHTTQCRTPATGPYNCVDCSQPLVARINNALSCEYQSLQALLRVPWLLKDLLRTRICAKDFGIELKAKSNGELGMRMQMDVKNSYYLNLLPREYVGALCQMLATQAKAKSPTTAAADDTQDENAVTEPPLNLTIDKKLKKDDFRIIDGTQKKLVTSETTNLGDDIATENAEVIFNGEGAPPPTTATSTTESGTAEAEQIARPPQANIDDAATTTQAPHTSGGKEPTPDVNIFNVPAHNEQQELQKPSQPSEPSAGSHTEEQQSSGDSSDDSSAPSSTTTSIPPANGDSLKVLADSTSSDNAPPAVQPTPTTTVTPTLGSRSEEDAASWENIDNLITSTTAAPSGGEASAHGSQPGVNLQQKIPSGPQSESVFIRLSNRIKALERNMSLSGQYLEELSRRYKKQVEELQLTLTQTVQTVRTLEEQNRRQSELQQLLAQRNTQLKEELDDLSLQVHACIVVIIFVGAFVFLVLMVSILFYRSMRRQTKEVLALYTSTNRKKTASAVAAMQKKLNRRKSFEDFSDHQQSGEKMRRPSEEALMILKESSDGKGVEAVGDAAKNATQRERKMSVCYSNNMSGTSLSHDATIVRAEGDPSAQNIRQRRKGEKHSWPNTEHAQQQARRHLAQLNATNVAGAEHMENFDKVSGRPPRAPPLVSGGENHNKSAGNKSRRKTQLPRRQASVSHDFMGGANSNNPASLDIDSAAEYDESLRLEEDDLDNFIPTSDLAYNEFMPEGPSGYQVDDGVETVDGANADSKKSGKKLSRLTAPAFFKSPFGKSRNKLRNSKSTKHPHESTSWEWYRSKNAEPKALSGSVSASGGFMRASPTVSLDSSSLSEILLPNSRTENSFRILEEAILSSGESIAASSVATTGTSATDNGNGNTNTNGSHSNGSSIASNSNRSSTSSTSTKKKNRSFNKIFRKVF